The following are encoded together in the Candidatus Tumulicola sp. genome:
- a CDS encoding prepilin peptidase, which translates to MILAASVCAVFFACVALVGAELSRLYCGRIQPFADGPRPGRVPVVVLAAAAAVIGGLLAFWKVPPLQIALAAIVVFALVACWCSDALCGIVPDIFTLGPLAVLLLFALSQRNWEVWLSAAIPFAFFAGAALFTRGKGMGWGDAKLVALTGAALGAPLALVALPIACIAAVVAQRLVKEKGTPMAFAPYIAALTGIALPLGIIR; encoded by the coding sequence ATGATTCTAGCGGCCTCGGTGTGCGCGGTGTTCTTCGCGTGCGTCGCGTTGGTTGGAGCGGAACTCAGCCGGTTATACTGCGGGCGGATCCAGCCGTTTGCCGACGGACCCCGGCCGGGTCGAGTCCCTGTCGTCGTGCTTGCCGCCGCCGCCGCCGTTATCGGCGGATTGCTCGCTTTCTGGAAGGTGCCGCCGTTACAAATCGCGTTAGCGGCGATCGTCGTATTCGCACTCGTCGCATGCTGGTGCAGCGACGCACTGTGCGGTATCGTTCCCGATATCTTCACGCTAGGGCCCTTAGCCGTACTATTGTTGTTTGCGTTGTCGCAACGAAACTGGGAAGTATGGCTGTCCGCTGCGATCCCGTTCGCGTTCTTCGCGGGCGCGGCACTGTTCACGCGGGGTAAAGGCATGGGTTGGGGCGATGCGAAATTGGTCGCGCTGACAGGAGCTGCCCTGGGCGCTCCGCTCGCTCTCGTGGCACTTCCGATCGCATGTATTGCAGCCGTCGTTGCACAGCGCCTCGTCAAAGAAAAAGGGACCCCGATGGCGTTCGCGCCATATATCGCCGCGTTGACCGGGATCGCGTTGCCGCTCGGCATAATTCGGTGA
- a CDS encoding DUF192 domain-containing protein — translation MRNVTLDRVVAERVERARSVWERMIGLLSYRSVAPDLGLWFDRCSSIHTLGMRATIDVIFLDVNSRVIDIRTGVRPNQLLVWNFRAKSLIELGSAPLERLDLRIGDRLELES, via the coding sequence TTGCGTAATGTTACCCTCGATCGTGTCGTTGCAGAGCGCGTCGAACGCGCGCGTTCGGTGTGGGAGCGAATGATCGGACTGCTGTCGTATCGCAGCGTCGCCCCCGATCTTGGCCTGTGGTTCGATCGCTGTTCGTCGATTCACACGCTCGGCATGCGGGCTACGATCGATGTCATCTTTCTCGATGTGAACTCTCGGGTTATCGACATTCGGACCGGGGTTCGTCCGAATCAACTGCTGGTGTGGAACTTTCGAGCGAAGTCGCTGATCGAACTCGGTTCCGCTCCACTCGAACGGCTCGACCTGCGCATTGGCGACCGGCTGGAGCTGGAAAGCTGA
- a CDS encoding D-Ala-D-Ala carboxypeptidase family metallohydrolase has product MSPAAVRAATPPSTKRVLWLRREGDSSDVSAPFSIDGRSVYEPGYREICWLMRDRSVASSQGYVRFDIVEIETLWEVQQTLALMGIHQPLIITSGFRTAQTNAATEGSARNSMHLYAKAADFYVNGISTRELFNACWSRPSSGGMGYYSSHVHLDSGTRRWWVGEIPLPRFTA; this is encoded by the coding sequence ATGTCACCCGCCGCCGTTCGAGCGGCGACTCCGCCATCGACAAAGCGCGTTCTTTGGCTGCGGCGCGAGGGGGACTCTTCCGATGTTTCCGCGCCATTTAGCATCGACGGCCGCAGCGTGTATGAGCCGGGTTACCGAGAGATTTGCTGGTTAATGCGCGACCGAAGCGTTGCTTCATCGCAGGGTTACGTGCGATTCGATATCGTCGAGATCGAAACGCTGTGGGAAGTGCAGCAGACGCTAGCATTGATGGGCATCCATCAGCCCTTGATTATCACAAGCGGCTTCCGCACGGCGCAGACCAACGCCGCCACCGAAGGCTCTGCACGAAACAGCATGCACCTGTATGCGAAAGCAGCAGATTTTTACGTGAACGGTATTTCCACGCGAGAACTTTTCAACGCGTGCTGGTCGCGCCCGAGTTCGGGAGGGATGGGCTACTACAGCAGCCACGTTCACCTCGATTCGGGAACGCGCCGGTGGTGGGTTGGCGAAATACCACTGCCGCGGTTCACCGCCTGA
- a CDS encoding acyltransferase — MKATLSRLDFKSNAIGFLRLFLAVIVVWSHGKALTGQEPIMAYSHDTFSAAFLAVSCFFVLSGFLITRSGESLNRPARFMWHRVLRIYPGFWVCLLVTAFLFAPIMYFIQSGTLHGYLLSPDGPLSYVYKNAPAFGGQTDIKNLITSGPFPGQIDMSLWTLPWETACYILVALFGLFAVHRSPRSVPIVTVALILAMFAMETVMRHAPIFQFVYPLYLFIVFGLGSSAYLFRSRIPTRWPLALAATIVVFVALPTPFCRTVVPIPMAYLTLYAAMRVPIRSFDRRVDLSYGLYIYSVPIQYVLVMLGAQRFGSALYFLCTMAVALAFAAASWFVIEKPALSLRTLPLPNWLSRRGNAGIAL, encoded by the coding sequence GTGAAGGCCACCCTCAGTCGGCTCGACTTTAAGTCGAACGCTATCGGCTTTTTGCGGCTTTTCTTAGCAGTAATCGTCGTGTGGTCGCACGGGAAAGCTCTGACTGGTCAAGAGCCGATTATGGCCTACAGCCACGACACATTCAGTGCAGCCTTCCTTGCCGTTTCCTGCTTCTTCGTTCTGAGCGGCTTCCTGATAACCCGAAGCGGCGAGTCGTTAAACCGTCCGGCGCGCTTCATGTGGCACCGCGTCCTCCGAATCTATCCAGGCTTTTGGGTCTGTCTACTCGTCACCGCCTTCTTGTTCGCACCGATCATGTACTTCATTCAATCAGGGACGCTGCATGGGTATCTGTTAAGTCCCGACGGGCCGCTATCGTACGTTTACAAAAACGCGCCGGCCTTCGGCGGACAGACCGACATCAAGAATCTGATAACGAGTGGCCCGTTCCCTGGCCAGATCGACATGTCCCTTTGGACGCTGCCCTGGGAAACAGCTTGCTACATCCTCGTTGCATTATTTGGTCTCTTTGCGGTCCACCGTTCGCCGCGCTCCGTTCCGATTGTGACAGTCGCTCTGATCCTCGCAATGTTCGCAATGGAAACTGTGATGCGCCACGCACCGATTTTTCAGTTCGTATATCCGCTGTACCTCTTCATCGTCTTTGGCCTTGGCTCGTCGGCGTATCTCTTTCGCTCGCGCATTCCGACGCGTTGGCCGCTCGCCCTGGCTGCGACGATCGTTGTGTTTGTTGCGTTGCCGACACCCTTTTGCAGAACGGTCGTTCCCATTCCGATGGCGTACTTGACCCTATACGCCGCGATGAGAGTACCGATTCGGAGCTTCGACCGGCGCGTCGACTTATCGTACGGCCTTTACATCTACTCGGTGCCCATCCAGTACGTGCTGGTCATGCTTGGCGCACAGCGATTCGGGTCTGCGCTCTACTTCCTTTGCACGATGGCAGTTGCTCTCGCGTTCGCAGCAGCGAGTTGGTTCGTCATTGAGAAGCCGGCGTTGAGCCTCAGGACGTTACCGCTTCCGAACTGGCTTTCCCGACGAGGAAACGCCGGCATAGCGTTATAG